Proteins from a single region of Desulfovibrio sp. X2:
- a CDS encoding glycoside hydrolase family 99-like domain-containing protein — translation MTSDDVKLIAFYLPQFHRTPENDCFWGPGYTEWTCVSRARPRFRGHYQPHLPGEMGFYDLRVPETRREQAALAQAHGIHGFAYYHYWFHGKRMLWRPFQDVMDSGEPDMPFCLVWANEPWTRRWDGHEQDIIVPQTYSAEDDRAHIRHLMPSLADPRCIRVGGRPLFLVYRTDHLPDPARTADIWREEALRAGVGEIYLARVESFCSGVAPASIGFDAAVEFAPDWRFLDHCLVRPRSRAAAAGEYRRYDYRRMAEAMMAKPLPDHPWFRCVFPSWDNSPRRKEGATVFTGATPGRYRDWLAATVAQTIRRNRDGERLVFVTAWNEWGEGNHLEPDAVHGRAWLEATREALEAGTELAAGMGANTGTDGAD, via the coding sequence ATGACCAGCGACGACGTGAAGCTCATCGCCTTCTACCTGCCGCAGTTCCACCGCACGCCGGAGAACGACTGCTTCTGGGGGCCCGGCTACACGGAGTGGACCTGCGTGAGCCGCGCCAGGCCGCGTTTCCGCGGGCACTACCAGCCGCACCTGCCGGGCGAGATGGGGTTCTACGACCTGCGCGTGCCCGAGACGCGCCGGGAGCAGGCCGCGCTGGCCCAGGCCCACGGCATCCACGGCTTCGCCTACTACCACTACTGGTTCCACGGGAAGCGGATGCTCTGGCGGCCGTTCCAGGACGTGATGGACTCCGGGGAGCCGGACATGCCCTTCTGCCTGGTCTGGGCCAACGAGCCCTGGACCCGGCGCTGGGACGGGCACGAGCAGGACATCATCGTCCCTCAGACCTACAGCGCGGAGGACGACCGCGCGCACATCCGCCACCTCATGCCGTCCCTGGCCGACCCGCGCTGCATCCGTGTCGGCGGCCGCCCGCTGTTTCTGGTCTACCGCACCGACCACCTGCCCGATCCCGCGCGCACCGCGGACATCTGGCGCGAGGAGGCGTTGCGGGCCGGGGTAGGGGAGATCTATCTGGCCCGCGTGGAGAGCTTCTGCTCCGGCGTGGCGCCCGCCTCCATCGGCTTCGACGCCGCGGTGGAGTTCGCGCCGGACTGGCGCTTCCTGGACCATTGCCTCGTGCGGCCGCGCTCCAGGGCCGCCGCGGCCGGGGAGTACAGGCGCTACGACTACAGGCGCATGGCCGAGGCCATGATGGCCAAGCCGCTGCCCGACCATCCCTGGTTCCGCTGCGTGTTCCCCAGTTGGGACAACAGCCCGCGCCGCAAGGAGGGGGCCACGGTCTTCACCGGGGCCACGCCCGGGCGCTACCGGGATTGGCTGGCCGCCACCGTGGCCCAGACCATCCGGCGCAACCGGGACGGGGAGCGGCTGGTCTTCGTGACCGCCTGGAACGAGTGGGGCGAGGGCAACCATCTGGAGCCGGACGCGGTCCACGGCCGGGCCTGGCTCGAGGCGACCCGCGAGGCCCTGGAGGCGGGCACGGAGCTGGCCGCGGGCATGGGCGCGAACACGGGCACGGACGGGGCGGACTAG
- a CDS encoding glycosyltransferase encodes MTAAFALSPAWGDFGPFAVARRSHWERLGALAPGLYGHAVDPDLCDLKPYQDLLVLAFIRDNLPPGSRLLEIGGGNSRVLAHLADSYECWNIDKFEGVGNGPLEAQEAGYAIVRDYIGNFSPELADGYFDLVFSISTLEHVPDAETAGLDRVIEDMDRVLRPGGLSLHCLDVLLKADEVWTNRILPRIHETRPVLHAWTPLAPLLGDPEVYCMTRQAYEAGWQAITGQPYDSFGRPTSCNVLWRKPQPQPQPQSQAPALRSGRTSRGCGLELPRISVVTPSFNQGEYLEECMDSLLSQGYPNLEYIVMDGGSSDGSVEIIKRRAKHLAHWRSGPDQGQYWAVNEGLGLCTGECMGWLNSDDKHHPASLFVLAAIFTCFPEVRWLMACPTVWDEQGALTMLLEPLPLWDRRRYLRGEIGPPHVQQESTFWRRSLWDEAGGRLDTAMGYAGDMELWSRFFRREKLFVADALVGGFRLQRNSKTSLAMDAYDAEAAAVVAREADLARAVRPDDVPAPAPILLEEILRRCPDTTPFTGLARAYRGYAEALAEPRQAEAMLRRAATLAEFCPEG; translated from the coding sequence ATGACGGCCGCATTTGCACTTTCTCCGGCCTGGGGCGATTTCGGACCCTTCGCCGTGGCCCGCCGCTCCCACTGGGAGCGGCTCGGGGCACTCGCGCCCGGGCTCTACGGCCACGCCGTGGATCCCGATCTCTGCGATCTCAAGCCCTACCAGGACCTGCTGGTCCTGGCCTTCATCAGGGACAACCTGCCTCCGGGTTCGCGCCTTCTCGAGATCGGCGGCGGCAACTCCCGGGTCCTGGCCCATCTCGCGGACAGCTACGAGTGCTGGAACATCGACAAGTTCGAGGGCGTGGGCAACGGGCCGCTTGAGGCCCAAGAAGCCGGGTACGCCATCGTCAGGGACTACATCGGCAACTTCTCGCCCGAGCTGGCCGACGGATATTTCGACCTGGTCTTCTCCATCTCCACCCTGGAGCACGTGCCCGACGCCGAGACCGCTGGGCTCGACCGGGTGATCGAGGACATGGACCGGGTGCTCAGGCCCGGCGGGCTCAGCCTGCACTGCCTGGACGTCCTGCTCAAGGCGGACGAGGTCTGGACCAACCGCATCCTGCCCCGCATCCACGAGACCCGGCCGGTGCTGCACGCCTGGACGCCCCTTGCACCGCTCCTCGGCGACCCCGAGGTCTACTGCATGACCCGGCAGGCCTACGAGGCGGGCTGGCAGGCCATCACCGGACAGCCCTACGACTCCTTCGGCAGGCCCACGAGCTGCAACGTGCTCTGGCGCAAGCCGCAGCCCCAGCCGCAGCCTCAGTCGCAGGCCCCCGCGCTCCGCTCCGGCCGCACTTCCCGCGGCTGCGGCCTCGAGCTGCCGCGCATCAGCGTGGTCACCCCTTCCTTCAACCAGGGGGAGTATCTCGAGGAGTGCATGGATTCCCTGCTCTCGCAGGGCTATCCCAACCTCGAGTACATCGTCATGGACGGCGGCAGCAGCGACGGCTCGGTCGAGATCATCAAGCGCCGCGCCAAACATCTGGCGCACTGGCGCAGCGGGCCGGACCAGGGGCAGTACTGGGCCGTGAACGAGGGGCTCGGGCTCTGCACGGGCGAGTGCATGGGCTGGCTCAACTCCGACGACAAGCACCACCCGGCCTCCCTGTTCGTGCTGGCCGCGATCTTCACCTGCTTCCCCGAGGTGCGCTGGCTCATGGCCTGCCCAACGGTCTGGGACGAGCAGGGCGCGCTCACGATGCTCCTCGAGCCCTTGCCGCTCTGGGACCGGCGCAGGTATCTGCGCGGCGAGATCGGCCCGCCCCACGTCCAGCAGGAGTCCACCTTCTGGCGCCGCAGCCTGTGGGACGAGGCGGGCGGCCGCCTCGACACGGCCATGGGCTATGCCGGGGACATGGAGCTGTGGAGCCGGTTCTTCCGGCGCGAGAAGCTCTTCGTGGCGGACGCCCTGGTGGGCGGGTTCAGGCTGCAGAGAAACTCCAAGACCAGCCTGGCCATGGACGCCTACGACGCCGAGGCCGCCGCGGTCGTGGCCCGCGAGGCCGACCTGGCCCGGGCCGTGCGGCCGGACGACGTGCCCGCGCCCGCGCCCATCCTTCTGGAGGAGATCCTGCGGCGCTGCCCGGACACCACGCCCTTTACCGGGCTCGCGCGCGCCTACCGCGGATACGCCGAGGCCCTGGCCGAGCCGCGGCAGGCCGAGGCCATGCTGCGCCGGGCCGCGACCCTGGCCGAATTCTGCCCAGAGGGCTGA
- a CDS encoding methyltransferase domain-containing protein, whose translation MHTNMIALLHCPACKAELELTVYAGEGGEVHEGLLTCESCGTVYPITGSIPRMVPTSLHYDPDFLTRHGVDPKRLLHDWEGQSPDIAALQKRTEENFGKEWQHYATLGWTGEGGLDSSTREESVQWFHEKSLLAEADVAGRLTLDAGCGNGRFSRAAFAAGARVVSMDLTCAAPVAYSNLKGAGLDAQVVQGDILHPPFKPGVLDVVFSIGVIQHTGAPLEATAELAGLVRPGGLLSVRTYRRANPRLEENDAAIRAVTTTFSIEELHEFTDLMHNLTMFLWRKGLYWQVARHINIFPQRYDIFDWYAAPVAAKLTHEEMREAFAKAGVSVLRDDDDGTTCEERLFGAISILGEKRS comes from the coding sequence ATGCACACGAACATGATAGCCCTGCTGCACTGCCCGGCCTGCAAGGCTGAACTCGAACTCACCGTCTACGCCGGGGAAGGGGGAGAGGTTCACGAGGGCCTGCTCACCTGTGAATCCTGTGGCACCGTCTATCCGATCACAGGCAGCATCCCGCGCATGGTGCCCACGAGCCTGCACTACGACCCGGACTTTCTGACCCGCCACGGCGTGGACCCCAAGCGCCTGCTGCATGACTGGGAAGGCCAATCCCCGGATATTGCGGCCCTGCAGAAGCGCACCGAGGAGAATTTCGGCAAGGAGTGGCAGCACTACGCCACCCTGGGCTGGACCGGCGAGGGCGGCCTCGACTCCAGCACGCGCGAGGAGTCCGTGCAATGGTTCCACGAGAAGAGCCTGCTCGCGGAGGCCGACGTGGCGGGCCGGCTGACGCTGGACGCCGGCTGCGGCAATGGCCGCTTCTCGCGCGCGGCTTTCGCCGCCGGGGCGCGGGTGGTCTCCATGGACCTGACCTGCGCGGCGCCCGTCGCCTACTCCAACCTCAAGGGAGCAGGCCTGGACGCCCAGGTGGTGCAGGGGGACATCCTGCACCCGCCCTTCAAGCCGGGTGTCCTCGACGTGGTGTTTTCCATCGGCGTGATCCAGCACACCGGCGCGCCGCTGGAGGCCACCGCCGAGCTGGCCGGGCTTGTGCGGCCGGGCGGGCTGCTCTCCGTGCGCACCTACCGCCGCGCCAACCCCCGCCTGGAAGAGAACGATGCCGCCATCCGCGCCGTCACCACCACCTTCAGCATCGAGGAGCTGCACGAGTTCACGGATCTCATGCACAACCTGACCATGTTCCTCTGGCGCAAGGGGCTCTACTGGCAGGTGGCGCGACACATCAACATCTTTCCCCAGCGCTACGACATTTTCGACTGGTACGCGGCGCCCGTCGCGGCCAAGCTGACCCATGAGGAGATGCGCGAAGCCTTCGCCAAGGCAGGAGTGTCGGTGCTGCGCGACGACGACGACGGCACCACGTGCGAAGAGCGTTTGTTCGGGGCCATCTCCATCCTGGGCGAGAAACGCTCCTAG
- a CDS encoding bifunctional 2-polyprenyl-6-hydroxyphenol methylase/3-demethylubiquinol 3-O-methyltransferase UbiG codes for MKEDSLRVNPGMDNYFIGDQYKCQPICITEGFWTDWRIKGEVENGSRPVLEWAMTQLDLGAPLSILDLGCGPSQKMAEFFGQRKNVKVTGLDSEEATALARGFNPGGTYYACDLDSDEEIARVSPLLEDTFDVIFALDVIEHVLHPEKMLDLMKAHSTPATKIFITTLERDLSAGAGDLQHGSVKAEHVREWNTWEFTQFIKGMGFTVKDVKLTPMGPDENLQTLVCSYDPD; via the coding sequence ATGAAAGAAGACAGCCTTCGCGTCAATCCCGGCATGGACAATTATTTCATCGGCGACCAGTACAAATGCCAGCCCATCTGCATCACCGAGGGGTTCTGGACCGACTGGCGGATCAAGGGGGAGGTCGAGAACGGCTCGCGTCCCGTCCTCGAGTGGGCGATGACGCAGCTCGACCTCGGCGCGCCGCTCTCGATCCTGGACCTCGGCTGCGGTCCTTCCCAGAAGATGGCCGAGTTCTTCGGCCAGAGGAAGAACGTCAAGGTCACGGGCCTGGATTCAGAGGAGGCCACGGCACTGGCCAGGGGCTTCAACCCCGGTGGCACCTACTACGCCTGCGACCTGGACTCGGACGAGGAGATCGCCCGTGTCTCTCCGCTGCTGGAGGACACGTTCGACGTGATCTTCGCCCTGGACGTCATCGAGCATGTGCTGCACCCGGAGAAGATGCTCGACCTGATGAAGGCCCACTCCACCCCAGCGACCAAAATCTTCATCACCACCCTCGAGCGCGACCTCTCCGCAGGCGCGGGCGATCTGCAGCATGGCTCCGTGAAGGCCGAGCACGTCCGCGAATGGAACACCTGGGAGTTCACCCAGTTCATCAAGGGAATGGGATTCACCGTCAAGGACGTAAAGCTCACCCCCATGGGCCCGGACGAGAACCTCCAGACGCTCGTCTGCTCCTACGATCCCGACTGA
- a CDS encoding FkbM family methyltransferase, with the protein MRAGEFAAALFGALARGAGARYDDNSQAYYQLGDEAAREEDLRALAAESTVDLARAAALSSGALAREIAHKSLLYGLLGDDDSRALLVSLAAFGVLGHLRVRLPYFGTDNAVRREELLRATEAADEADAKLLDAVSARWRSDRFSLFDLRRAGRDLKVYSIGEEVYRYFHNPSYRCATPRGAIGVRPGDVVIDCGAAFGDISLQFAEAAGPDGRVLCFEPYRLFLDVFFANMAANPGLASRIEVVERGVWDEDDAVLSFIEGGGGSCIDESNSATVKIRTVTLDSAVAAAGLDRVDFIKMDIEGAELRALRGAEGVLRRFRPRLAVCLYHQPEDFCAIPEYLDGLGLGYRFHLNHHYVNEWETVLYAEATEGVR; encoded by the coding sequence ATGCGGGCAGGCGAGTTCGCCGCCGCGCTGTTCGGCGCGCTGGCCCGAGGGGCCGGGGCGCGCTACGACGACAACAGCCAGGCCTACTACCAGCTCGGCGACGAGGCGGCCCGCGAGGAGGACCTGCGGGCGCTCGCGGCCGAGTCCACGGTGGATCTGGCGCGCGCGGCAGCACTCTCCTCCGGGGCCCTCGCCCGGGAGATCGCCCACAAGAGCCTGCTCTACGGCCTGCTCGGCGACGACGATTCCCGCGCGCTGCTGGTCTCGCTCGCGGCCTTCGGGGTGCTCGGGCACCTGCGGGTCAGGCTTCCCTACTTTGGAACGGACAACGCCGTGCGCCGCGAGGAGCTTCTGCGCGCCACCGAGGCCGCGGACGAGGCCGACGCGAAGCTCCTGGATGCGGTGAGCGCGCGCTGGCGCTCGGACAGATTCTCCCTCTTCGACCTGCGCCGTGCAGGGCGCGACCTCAAGGTCTATTCCATCGGTGAAGAGGTCTACAGGTATTTCCACAATCCGTCCTACCGCTGCGCCACGCCGCGCGGAGCCATAGGCGTGCGGCCCGGCGACGTGGTCATCGACTGCGGCGCGGCCTTCGGCGACATCTCGCTGCAGTTCGCCGAGGCGGCGGGGCCGGACGGGCGCGTGCTGTGCTTCGAGCCCTACCGGCTCTTCCTGGACGTCTTCTTTGCGAACATGGCCGCCAATCCCGGGCTCGCCTCCAGGATCGAGGTGGTCGAGCGCGGCGTGTGGGACGAGGACGACGCCGTGCTGTCATTCATCGAGGGCGGAGGCGGCTCCTGCATCGACGAATCCAACAGCGCCACGGTCAAGATCCGCACCGTGACCCTGGATTCGGCCGTGGCCGCAGCCGGGCTCGATCGCGTCGATTTCATCAAGATGGACATCGAGGGCGCCGAGCTGAGAGCCCTTCGCGGGGCGGAGGGCGTGCTGCGCCGCTTCCGTCCGCGCCTCGCCGTGTGCCTCTACCACCAGCCGGAGGATTTTTGCGCCATCCCGGAGTACCTGGACGGCCTGGGCCTCGGCTACCGGTTCCATCTCAACCACCATTACGTCAACGAATGGGAAACCGTGCTCTACGCCGAGGCGACCGAGGGCGTACGATGA
- a CDS encoding acylneuraminate cytidylyltransferase family protein, whose translation MTHEVNTALERVPAATTWDAPKEETLAIIPARGGSKGIPRKNIALLGGKPLIAYSIEAALRCPGVTRVVVSTEDEEIAEIARHWGAEVPFLRPRALAGDGSDLSKSFQHIHDRLKEQGYVPDYVVHLLPTSPFRPPWLMDELTARLHRGHALVHTVRSFPSGRRYFVKDENGSVRPIDLQWKAESCFRSYGIFTGHAVTRPRLPNSVMFVDDPVLCIDIDTPADFRLAQEALDMGLFPREF comes from the coding sequence ATGACGCACGAAGTGAACACCGCTCTGGAACGAGTGCCCGCGGCAACCACCTGGGACGCACCGAAGGAAGAGACCCTGGCCATCATCCCGGCCAGGGGCGGCTCCAAGGGCATCCCCCGCAAGAACATCGCGCTTTTGGGCGGAAAGCCGCTCATTGCCTACAGCATCGAGGCCGCATTGCGATGTCCAGGCGTCACCCGAGTCGTCGTCAGCACGGAGGACGAGGAGATCGCCGAGATCGCCCGACACTGGGGGGCGGAGGTGCCGTTCCTGCGGCCCAGGGCCCTGGCGGGCGACGGCAGCGACCTCTCCAAGTCCTTCCAGCACATCCACGACCGCCTGAAGGAACAGGGCTACGTCCCGGACTACGTCGTCCACCTCCTGCCCACGTCCCCGTTCCGCCCCCCCTGGCTCATGGACGAACTCACGGCGCGCCTGCACCGGGGACATGCACTGGTGCACACGGTGCGGTCGTTCCCGAGCGGCAGGCGATACTTCGTGAAGGACGAAAACGGGTCGGTGAGGCCCATCGACCTGCAGTGGAAGGCCGAAAGCTGCTTCCGCAGCTACGGAATCTTCACCGGGCATGCCGTCACCCGTCCCAGGCTGCCCAACTCCGTCATGTTCGTGGACGATCCCGTCCTGTGCATCGACATCGACACGCCCGCAGACTTCAGGCTGGCGCAGGAGGCCCTGGACATGGGCCTCTTCCCCCGCGAATTCTAG
- a CDS encoding polysaccharide deacetylase family protein, whose translation MPAHSCTPVRPDERRAPAASSSGADSQAPLILVYHRVAEPGVDNQLLCVSPANFDAQLAVLARTRRPVPLMELLDEARSGRLVPGSVAVTFDDGYADNYLNALPLLEKHSIPATVFVTTGRVGTAEGFWGDILEDIFLTGRPLPPRLEIPQWERSWPLTTAEERLRAHDEIRYELKIRLPHDGFPEMVSWLQKTLGMPGGHVSPNPVLDQDELCRLAASPLITIGSHGISHCRLSLLDDAAQAREVAESIEWLEARLHRPVECFAYPYGTPDCYSEELRRLLREREIAGIANVQASLCLPLPLQDVPRRLVRNWDGPAFAAWLDADDAGRDALERKTVSRRAPDILRGLSRRLPRLAQKADGSPMRVTHITTLVGQGGAAKSTQRLIAAQRARGYDSRAMVGLVPPPGHDACRFDPQEDPELAEACRREGLLYYAFQGSHRLHAHPLVQDADLLHFQNLHGGFFNPFSLSGLSALKPCVWTLRDMQSITGACAHSFACERWKEGCGDCPDLGIYPGLPVDSTARLWRDKKLVYEHSRLHIVTPSEWLAQKVRQSILGMHPVTTITNATDTDVFRPRDRAEARARLGLPQDAVVLGAVAHGGPLENAWKGGAYTVAALEALRAACPDLVFANVGCRDDAPVRPGVVNIPHTGDEDLLATIYSALDLFIYTSLADTCPLVVIEALSCGLPAVSFATGGVPELVRHGTDGLITPYKDVDALVQAASHLLERPGLRARMSRAAREGALARFRLDHLAAKYEAVYAEAVREAAGKARRCPPFPPHAVPEVIRTPAFLELEKLKH comes from the coding sequence ATGCCAGCACATTCCTGCACCCCCGTCCGTCCGGATGAACGGCGCGCGCCCGCCGCATCCTCGAGCGGCGCGGACAGCCAAGCCCCGCTGATCCTCGTCTACCACCGCGTGGCCGAGCCCGGCGTGGACAACCAGCTTCTGTGCGTCTCGCCCGCGAATTTCGACGCCCAGCTCGCGGTCCTCGCGCGCACGCGCCGCCCCGTGCCGCTCATGGAGCTGCTCGACGAGGCGCGCAGCGGCAGGCTCGTGCCCGGCAGCGTGGCCGTGACCTTCGACGACGGCTATGCGGACAACTACCTGAACGCCCTGCCGCTGCTCGAAAAGCACTCCATCCCGGCCACGGTCTTCGTGACCACCGGCCGGGTCGGCACGGCCGAGGGGTTCTGGGGCGACATCCTCGAAGACATTTTTTTGACGGGCCGCCCCCTGCCGCCGCGCCTCGAGATCCCCCAGTGGGAGCGCAGCTGGCCGCTGACCACGGCGGAGGAACGGCTGCGCGCCCATGACGAGATCCGCTACGAGCTGAAGATCCGCCTGCCGCACGACGGCTTCCCGGAGATGGTCTCCTGGCTGCAGAAGACCCTGGGGATGCCGGGCGGCCACGTCTCGCCCAATCCGGTCCTCGACCAGGACGAGCTCTGCAGGCTGGCCGCCTCCCCCCTGATCACCATCGGCTCCCACGGCATCAGCCACTGCCGCCTCTCCCTGCTGGACGACGCCGCGCAGGCGCGCGAGGTCGCGGAGAGCATAGAGTGGCTCGAAGCGAGGCTTCACCGCCCGGTGGAATGCTTCGCCTACCCCTACGGCACCCCGGACTGCTACAGCGAGGAACTGCGCCGCCTCCTGCGCGAGCGGGAGATCGCGGGCATCGCCAACGTCCAGGCGAGCCTCTGCCTGCCCCTGCCCCTGCAGGACGTGCCCCGGCGCCTGGTCAGGAACTGGGACGGCCCGGCCTTCGCCGCCTGGCTCGACGCCGACGACGCGGGCCGCGACGCCCTGGAACGGAAGACCGTATCCCGGCGCGCGCCGGACATCCTGCGCGGGCTTTCGCGCCGCCTGCCCAGGCTGGCGCAAAAGGCGGACGGCAGCCCGATGCGCGTCACCCACATCACCACCCTGGTGGGCCAGGGAGGTGCGGCGAAGTCCACGCAGCGCCTGATCGCGGCCCAGCGCGCCCGGGGATACGACTCCCGGGCCATGGTGGGTCTCGTGCCGCCTCCGGGCCACGACGCCTGCCGCTTCGACCCGCAGGAGGACCCCGAGCTGGCCGAGGCCTGCCGCAGGGAAGGGCTCCTCTACTACGCCTTCCAGGGAAGCCACCGCCTGCACGCCCATCCCCTGGTCCAGGACGCGGACCTCCTGCATTTCCAGAACCTGCACGGCGGGTTCTTCAACCCCTTCTCCCTCTCCGGCCTGAGCGCGCTGAAGCCCTGCGTCTGGACGCTGCGCGACATGCAGTCGATCACCGGCGCCTGCGCCCACTCCTTTGCCTGCGAGCGCTGGAAAGAAGGCTGCGGCGACTGCCCGGACCTGGGCATCTACCCCGGCCTGCCCGTGGACAGCACCGCCCGCCTCTGGCGGGACAAGAAGCTCGTCTACGAGCACTCGCGCCTGCACATCGTGACCCCGAGCGAATGGCTCGCGCAAAAGGTGCGGCAGAGCATCCTGGGCATGCACCCGGTGACCACCATCACCAACGCCACGGACACCGACGTCTTCCGCCCCCGGGACCGCGCCGAGGCGCGCGCCAGGCTCGGGCTGCCGCAGGACGCGGTCGTGCTCGGCGCGGTGGCCCACGGCGGCCCCCTGGAGAACGCCTGGAAGGGCGGGGCCTACACCGTGGCCGCCCTTGAGGCGCTCCGTGCCGCCTGCCCGGACCTCGTCTTCGCCAACGTGGGCTGCCGCGACGACGCGCCCGTGCGCCCCGGCGTCGTGAACATCCCCCACACCGGCGACGAGGACCTGCTGGCCACCATCTACTCGGCCCTGGACCTCTTCATCTACACCTCGCTCGCGGACACCTGCCCCCTGGTGGTCATCGAGGCCCTGTCCTGCGGGCTGCCCGCGGTCTCGTTCGCCACGGGCGGAGTGCCGGAGCTCGTGCGCCACGGCACGGACGGCCTTATCACCCCGTACAAGGACGTGGACGCGCTGGTTCAGGCCGCGTCGCACCTCCTGGAACGCCCCGGGCTCCGGGCCAGGATGTCGCGCGCGGCGCGCGAGGGCGCGCTCGCGCGCTTCAGGCTCGACCATCTCGCGGCCAAGTACGAGGCAGTCTACGCCGAGGCCGTGCGGGAAGCGGCCGGGAAGGCCCGCCGCTGTCCCCCCTTCCCGCCCCACGCCGTGCCGGAGGTGATACGGACCCCGGCCTTCCTCGAGCTGGAAAAACTGAAACACTGA
- a CDS encoding FkbM family methyltransferase yields MSHPTPPETAPDALRTEPVSRSFGLDLGTSICRYYLEKFLAGQAGRIRGRVLEIGDDAYTRRFGTSVSQSDVLHAAPSEQATFVGDLSAGDVLPAGAFDCIILTQTIQCIYRFRHALRHAYRALKPGGALLLSASGISQISRYDMDRWGEFWRFTDRSLDLALRETCPGAEIRIETWGNLASSKGYLDGIPSESFPAECLDIKDRDYQMLLTACAVRPADDVVPLVPRPADDGWTDLLIPDDLVGLCEFAAKNRNGAWRTRIRGLTVHCTDLLAFYTAAKDILVSRIYDFTAEVADPLVIDGGAHIGLFTLRAKRLYPKARVIAFEPNPESLALLRLNIEANGLDGVEIVESGLLDREDTLPFTSKTSDGSTLFSGDLGSEISVTRLSPWLDRTVDMLKLNIEGAEHPVLRECGKRLGRVRRLVMEYHAFPELGDRLHEILAILHENGFRYAVHDFDSWTNPATKPPFSIDADTRYYLCLWGTNLRPRPDEGAEAAR; encoded by the coding sequence ATGAGCCACCCCACCCCGCCCGAGACAGCACCCGACGCGCTGCGCACCGAGCCGGTCAGCCGGAGCTTCGGACTGGACCTCGGCACCTCCATCTGCCGATATTACCTGGAGAAGTTCCTGGCCGGACAGGCCGGGCGGATACGCGGCCGCGTGCTGGAGATAGGCGACGACGCCTACACCCGGCGTTTCGGCACGTCCGTCTCGCAAAGCGACGTGCTGCACGCCGCCCCCTCGGAGCAGGCCACCTTCGTGGGCGACCTGAGCGCGGGGGACGTCCTCCCCGCGGGCGCGTTCGACTGCATCATCCTGACCCAGACCATCCAGTGCATCTACCGTTTCAGGCACGCCCTGCGCCACGCCTACCGCGCCCTCAAGCCGGGAGGCGCCCTGCTTCTCAGCGCCTCGGGCATCAGCCAGATATCGCGCTACGACATGGACCGCTGGGGGGAGTTCTGGCGCTTCACGGACAGATCCCTCGACCTCGCGCTGCGCGAGACCTGCCCGGGGGCGGAGATACGCATCGAGACCTGGGGCAACCTCGCCTCGTCCAAGGGATACCTCGACGGCATCCCGTCGGAGTCCTTCCCGGCCGAATGCCTCGACATCAAGGACCGCGACTACCAGATGCTGCTCACGGCCTGCGCGGTCCGTCCGGCCGACGACGTGGTGCCGCTCGTGCCCAGGCCCGCGGACGACGGCTGGACAGACCTGCTGATCCCCGACGACCTCGTGGGGCTCTGCGAGTTCGCCGCAAAGAACCGCAACGGCGCCTGGCGCACGCGCATCCGCGGCCTGACCGTGCACTGCACGGACCTCCTGGCCTTCTACACCGCGGCCAAGGACATCCTCGTGAGCCGCATCTACGACTTCACGGCCGAGGTCGCCGACCCGCTGGTCATCGACGGCGGAGCGCACATCGGCCTCTTCACCCTGCGCGCCAAGCGCCTCTATCCCAAGGCGCGCGTCATCGCCTTCGAGCCGAACCCCGAGTCGCTCGCGCTGCTGCGCCTGAACATCGAGGCCAACGGGCTGGACGGGGTCGAGATCGTCGAATCCGGCCTGCTGGACCGGGAGGACACGCTGCCCTTCACGAGCAAGACCTCGGACGGCAGCACCCTCTTCTCCGGCGACCTCGGAAGCGAGATCAGCGTCACCCGCCTCTCGCCCTGGCTGGACAGGACCGTGGACATGCTCAAGCTGAACATCGAGGGCGCGGAGCATCCCGTGCTCAGGGAGTGCGGCAAACGCCTGGGCCGCGTGCGCAGGCTGGTCATGGAGTACCACGCCTTCCCCGAGCTCGGCGACCGGCTGCACGAGATCCTCGCCATCCTGCACGAGAACGGATTCCGCTACGCCGTGCACGACTTCGACTCCTGGACCAACCCCGCGACCAAGCCCCCCTTCTCCATAGACGCGGACACCCGCTACTACCTCTGCCTCTGGGGCACCAACCTGCGCCCGCGGCCGGACGAAGGCGCGGAGGCGGCACGATGA